From a region of the Tateyamaria omphalii genome:
- a CDS encoding DUF2244 domain-containing protein, with protein MPYRWTSPPDAQVQELHLWPHNSLPQRGMAAFVLATFTLILIPALPLLGSVVLWGLLPFVMGAVWAMYFALRRNRRARQIIEVLTLDADDTHLTRTEANGRVQEWDCNRYWTQVTKYDDEGPVPHYVTLKGKGREVEIGAFLSEEERIALYDELLRALRR; from the coding sequence ATGCCGTATCGCTGGACATCACCGCCCGACGCGCAGGTGCAGGAACTGCACCTCTGGCCGCACAACTCTCTGCCCCAGCGGGGCATGGCGGCCTTTGTTCTGGCCACCTTCACCCTGATCCTGATCCCCGCCCTGCCGCTTCTGGGCAGCGTCGTGCTGTGGGGCCTCTTGCCGTTTGTCATGGGCGCGGTCTGGGCCATGTATTTTGCCCTGCGCCGCAACCGACGTGCGCGCCAGATCATTGAGGTGTTGACGCTCGACGCAGATGACACGCACCTCACCCGGACAGAGGCAAATGGCCGGGTCCAGGAATGGGACTGCAACCGCTACTGGACGCAAGTCACCAAATACGACGATGAGGGGCCTGTACCCCATTACGTCACTCTCAAGGGCAAGGGGCGCGAGGTCGAGATCGGAGCTTTCCTCAGCGAGGAAGAGCGGATCGCGCTCTACGATGAACTGCTGCGCGCGCTGCGCCGTTGA
- a CDS encoding helix-turn-helix transcriptional regulator — MSFEQDVARLYNAAFDDAALAASLVDLARHNHSSVLNFLAFDAQSGAPVAGITSGDPSIDAEFRTNWAHRDKRIVRGLAQPRDRVWHQADLYTDDERRTCPVYNEWLKSHDAQAGMGIMTHAGPHLLLCSTAFRPENLGNYTKAEVRMWETLHLHLMAIVRLRQQFVDRTFAHHKSTADMQQMLYLDRDGQVIDSTTAARRFIADTPELSLQFGRLFLGRNQLTRAFDMRVQNVLAGDPVLPLALRTLGNRPVVSIDILRAVPAPFNSLGTRHAEVMVVLKNLQSPICADPREVAEVFGLTPTEAEIACALARGDTPSAIARQRNRALSTVRWTIRNILDKLELNRTCDLRALINGCS; from the coding sequence ATGTCTTTTGAACAGGACGTTGCGCGGCTCTACAACGCGGCCTTCGATGATGCAGCACTCGCTGCTTCACTTGTTGATCTTGCCCGACACAACCATTCCAGTGTGCTGAACTTTCTGGCCTTCGACGCGCAGAGCGGAGCGCCTGTAGCCGGCATCACGAGCGGAGATCCGTCAATAGATGCCGAATTCCGCACCAACTGGGCACATCGCGACAAACGTATCGTACGGGGGCTTGCGCAACCTCGGGACCGGGTTTGGCACCAGGCCGATCTTTATACAGATGATGAACGCCGGACATGTCCGGTCTACAATGAGTGGCTCAAATCGCATGATGCCCAGGCGGGCATGGGTATTATGACACATGCCGGGCCACACCTGTTACTGTGCAGCACAGCCTTCCGACCCGAAAACCTCGGTAACTACACCAAAGCCGAAGTACGGATGTGGGAAACGCTTCACCTCCATCTGATGGCGATTGTCCGGCTGAGGCAACAATTTGTTGACCGAACATTTGCCCACCACAAGAGCACCGCCGACATGCAGCAAATGCTCTACCTGGATCGAGACGGACAAGTCATAGACAGCACGACCGCGGCACGGCGCTTCATCGCCGACACACCAGAGCTGTCCTTGCAATTCGGCCGGTTGTTTCTTGGGCGGAACCAGCTGACACGCGCCTTCGACATGCGCGTGCAGAACGTGCTGGCGGGTGATCCTGTGCTGCCGCTTGCTCTGCGCACGCTCGGCAATCGCCCCGTCGTGTCGATTGACATACTCCGTGCCGTCCCTGCGCCGTTCAACAGCCTGGGCACACGCCATGCCGAAGTAATGGTGGTGCTGAAAAATCTTCAATCCCCAATATGCGCCGATCCAAGGGAGGTCGCCGAAGTCTTCGGGCTCACACCGACCGAAGCCGAAATCGCCTGCGCGCTCGCACGCGGTGACACGCCCTCCGCAATTGCCCGACAACGCAACCGCGCGCTCAGCACCGTCCGGTGGACAATCAGGAACATTCTGGACAAGCTTGAACTGAACCGCACCTGCGACCTGCGGGCGTTGATCAACGGTTGCTCTTAA
- a CDS encoding DsbA family oxidoreductase: protein MPPETEPKTAPVLDIDIVSDVMCPWCIVGFRQLEQALGMTGMGARIRWHPFELNPDMPPEGQNLTEHIAEKYGASPAQSAQNRAHLQKLGQSLGIDFAFATDSRIVNTFEAHQLLDFALSQGKQHPLKLALFHAHFTETRDVSDRNVLLDVAEQVGLDRNAAEDVLATGSHQDRVREQQAFWNGHGITGVPSMIFGGAYLVTGAQGADHYAQILRKAAQEAA from the coding sequence TTGCCCCCCGAGACCGAACCGAAAACCGCACCCGTCCTCGATATTGATATCGTGTCGGACGTGATGTGCCCCTGGTGCATAGTCGGATTCCGGCAGCTGGAACAGGCGCTTGGCATGACTGGCATGGGTGCACGCATCCGTTGGCATCCGTTTGAGCTGAACCCCGACATGCCGCCCGAAGGTCAGAACCTGACGGAACATATTGCCGAAAAATACGGCGCCAGCCCCGCGCAATCCGCACAGAACCGCGCGCATCTGCAAAAACTGGGTCAAAGCCTCGGAATCGACTTCGCCTTTGCCACCGACAGCCGGATCGTCAACACGTTCGAAGCGCACCAACTGCTCGACTTTGCCCTATCGCAGGGCAAGCAACACCCGCTGAAACTGGCGCTTTTCCATGCGCATTTCACCGAAACGCGCGATGTATCGGACCGCAACGTGTTGCTGGATGTGGCAGAACAGGTCGGTCTGGACCGAAATGCAGCTGAGGACGTCCTGGCGACCGGATCGCATCAAGACCGCGTGCGCGAACAACAGGCGTTCTGGAACGGGCACGGCATCACTGGCGTGCCATCAATGATCTTTGGCGGCGCATACCTGGTCACCGGCGCCCAAGGGGCGGACCATTACGCCCAAATCCTGCGCAAGGCCGCGCAGGAGGCCGCCTGA
- a CDS encoding Hint domain-containing protein produces MATNDNTNPGTEDSQAISGSSGADTLTGAFGSDTITGGAGADVLSGDGPVEGAWHFETFDFNFSSSAGQAFDIESGTRTASGYVTDFNEGGLTNTVRGTTGNPEDFGVIYTSTLNVTSGGTYRLTTSSDDGSTIQIFDSSGNPVQFNNQTGGTLDYLNNDFHQGTTTRFGDVTLDPNETYTIQIRYWENQGGDTLSATISGPDTGNSSENLLTSPMIGVPPGPEYSVTGTPAGVEGDDVIDGGAGDDTITGDGGNDTLSGGADNDSVDGGSGADNVSGNGGSDTLSGGSGDDTLEGGGGSDTLLGEQGADSLVGGGGADVLVGDDGSDSTTLFEDDFESGASGWSNSTTESDPNLGTSLGRFGATDGVVATERTFELGADSEEVQVEFDALLLDSWDGEDFVITLNGEEVRFSHQAGDTSSPASQSFVSADGATYTIDFTNTQTGELGYTSGGVSNSQDTIMNVVITITDAPAELTLGLGSTLNSSITNESFAIDNFSVVRVDTVNDTLEGGTGNDTLTGGAGDDTYVFNSGDGDDVITDFNAGNTGTISDGDQTNNDFIDLSTYYTNIFELRADLADDGVLNQSVGDFGDNTGLGGSITMTGVTGGDLTFDNTNVACFTKGALIETTEGSVPVDGLRRGMRLRTWDNGDRPVRAVLRRSVDAMGTLAPVHISAGALGNARDLLVSPAHRMLIADWRAQMLFGADEVLVGAVNLVRGDLIYRAPRPRITYYHILMDRHEVIYAEGAPTESFHLTREAVEAAEYGDAEEGAVAMEIARLFPELLICASRCVRPVMKGYEARALAGMLT; encoded by the coding sequence ATGGCAACGAACGACAACACGAACCCGGGCACAGAGGACAGTCAGGCGATCTCTGGCAGCAGCGGGGCGGACACGCTGACCGGCGCCTTTGGCAGTGATACCATCACGGGCGGCGCGGGGGCGGATGTTCTGTCCGGCGACGGGCCGGTCGAAGGCGCGTGGCATTTCGAGACGTTCGACTTCAACTTCTCATCTTCCGCCGGGCAGGCCTTTGACATCGAAAGCGGCACACGGACGGCATCGGGATATGTCACCGATTTCAACGAAGGTGGCCTGACCAACACGGTGCGCGGCACAACGGGCAACCCCGAGGACTTCGGGGTGATCTATACCAGCACTTTGAATGTAACGAGCGGCGGGACGTATCGGCTGACCACGTCTTCGGATGATGGGTCGACGATTCAGATTTTTGACTCCAGTGGCAATCCTGTCCAGTTCAACAACCAGACCGGCGGCACGCTGGACTATCTGAACAACGACTTTCACCAGGGGACTACAACCCGTTTTGGCGATGTAACGCTTGATCCGAACGAGACGTATACGATCCAGATCCGGTATTGGGAAAACCAGGGCGGCGATACGCTGTCGGCGACGATCAGTGGGCCGGACACCGGCAATAGCAGCGAAAACCTTCTGACGTCCCCGATGATCGGGGTGCCGCCGGGGCCGGAATACTCGGTCACGGGCACGCCCGCCGGGGTTGAAGGCGACGATGTGATCGACGGCGGCGCCGGGGATGACACAATCACCGGTGATGGCGGCAATGATACGCTGTCGGGCGGGGCGGACAATGACAGCGTCGATGGCGGCAGCGGCGCCGACAACGTGTCGGGCAATGGCGGTTCCGACACCCTGAGTGGTGGATCGGGTGACGACACGCTTGAGGGTGGAGGCGGCAGCGACACGCTTTTGGGCGAGCAGGGCGCTGACAGCCTTGTCGGTGGCGGCGGTGCGGACGTGCTGGTGGGCGATGACGGGTCCGACAGCACAACACTTTTTGAAGATGATTTTGAATCCGGCGCCAGTGGCTGGTCGAACAGTACAACGGAATCCGATCCGAACCTGGGCACGTCGCTCGGCCGCTTTGGTGCCACCGATGGCGTTGTGGCGACTGAACGCACGTTTGAGCTGGGTGCCGATTCCGAAGAGGTGCAGGTGGAATTCGACGCCCTGCTGCTCGACAGCTGGGACGGCGAAGACTTTGTGATCACACTCAACGGTGAGGAGGTGCGGTTTTCGCACCAGGCGGGGGATACATCGTCGCCCGCGAGCCAGAGTTTCGTGAGCGCCGACGGGGCAACCTACACCATCGACTTCACCAACACGCAAACGGGCGAGTTGGGATATACGTCCGGCGGCGTGTCAAATTCCCAAGACACGATCATGAACGTCGTGATCACGATCACGGATGCGCCAGCCGAATTGACGCTTGGCCTTGGCAGCACGCTGAATTCCAGCATCACGAACGAGAGTTTTGCGATCGACAATTTCTCGGTCGTGCGGGTGGACACGGTCAACGACACGCTTGAGGGCGGCACCGGGAATGACACGCTGACCGGCGGGGCGGGCGACGACACCTACGTGTTCAATTCCGGTGATGGCGACGATGTCATCACCGATTTCAATGCGGGCAACACCGGCACGATCAGCGACGGCGATCAGACCAACAACGATTTCATCGACCTGAGCACTTATTACACCAATATTTTCGAGCTGCGTGCGGACCTCGCGGATGACGGTGTTCTGAACCAGTCGGTCGGCGATTTCGGCGACAATACCGGTTTGGGCGGGTCGATCACCATGACGGGTGTGACCGGGGGCGATCTGACCTTTGACAACACCAACGTGGCCTGTTTCACCAAAGGTGCCCTGATCGAGACGACCGAGGGGTCGGTTCCGGTCGACGGGTTGCGCCGCGGCATGCGGTTGCGCACCTGGGACAATGGCGACCGGCCTGTGCGGGCCGTGTTGCGGCGTTCTGTGGATGCGATGGGTACATTGGCGCCGGTCCATATCTCTGCAGGTGCGCTTGGCAATGCGCGGGACCTGCTTGTGTCACCTGCGCACCGGATGCTGATCGCGGATTGGCGGGCACAGATGCTCTTTGGTGCGGACGAAGTGCTGGTGGGTGCGGTCAACCTTGTGCGCGGTGATCTGATCTATCGCGCGCCCAGACCGCGCATCACCTACTACCATATCCTGATGGATCGGCATGAGGTGATCTATGCCGAAGGCGCACCCACAGAAAGCTTCCACCTGACCCGCGAAGCGGTCGAGGCAGCCGAATATGGCGACGCAGAGGAAGGGGCCGTGGCGATGGAAATCGCGCGCCTGTTCCCGGAACTCCTGATTTGCGCAAGCCGCTGTGTCCGCCCGGTCATGAAAGGGTACGAAGCGCGCGCGCTTGCAGGCATGCTGACTTGA
- a CDS encoding peptidoglycan-binding domain-containing protein produces MLSKTLISAAIAAALALVPATRAAADSRDFIAGAIIGGIGGAIINNEVRKNKARQAARQRAVAPRTYATQPRAYRAPAKKTYRPSIPATPEGREIQSSLNYFGFDAGTIDGKVGSRTRDAIADYQRYMGYEGTGTLTSFQQHLLTSAYFRAEAGGNRTFQDIASHPDGTRGLLKIYREDLATGSTSERTLRPEPSAATTEFTDL; encoded by the coding sequence ATGCTGTCCAAAACACTCATCTCCGCCGCCATCGCGGCCGCGCTCGCCCTTGTCCCCGCCACCCGTGCCGCGGCAGACAGCCGCGACTTCATCGCAGGGGCCATCATCGGCGGCATCGGCGGCGCGATCATCAACAACGAAGTGCGTAAGAACAAAGCGCGTCAAGCCGCGCGGCAGCGCGCCGTCGCCCCGCGCACCTATGCCACGCAGCCCCGCGCCTACCGCGCCCCGGCCAAGAAGACATACCGCCCTTCCATTCCGGCAACACCCGAAGGACGCGAGATCCAATCCTCGCTCAACTATTTTGGCTTTGACGCGGGCACGATCGACGGCAAGGTCGGGTCGCGCACCCGCGACGCCATCGCCGACTACCAGCGCTATATGGGCTACGAGGGCACCGGTACGCTGACCAGCTTCCAGCAGCACCTGCTGACGTCGGCTTATTTTCGCGCCGAAGCAGGCGGCAACCGTACCTTCCAGGACATCGCATCGCATCCCGACGGCACACGCGGGCTGCTCAAGATCTACCGCGAAGATCTGGCCACAGGCAGCACAAGCGAGCGTACCCTGCGCCCCGAACCGTCGGCTGCGACGACGGAGTTCACAGACCTGTAA
- a CDS encoding response regulator, protein MAVVLVLEDDPSLQFTFSEALEGAGHEVHIASDNEQAMNELRRCNPDVLLLDLMVDGGLSTDVANYAGYSAPDAEVIYVTGSGLFAKGELFTMTRNARMVLRKPVDLRELITMVGHVAPESVAMTITA, encoded by the coding sequence ATGGCTGTAGTTCTGGTGCTTGAAGATGACCCTAGCCTGCAGTTCACGTTCAGCGAGGCGCTGGAAGGCGCGGGGCACGAAGTGCACATCGCATCCGATAATGAGCAAGCCATGAACGAATTGCGGCGGTGCAACCCCGATGTTCTCTTGCTCGACCTGATGGTGGATGGCGGGTTGTCGACGGATGTCGCGAATTATGCCGGATATTCTGCGCCGGATGCCGAAGTGATTTATGTGACGGGCAGCGGACTTTTTGCGAAGGGTGAGTTGTTCACGATGACCCGCAACGCACGCATGGTTCTGCGCAAACCCGTCGATCTGCGTGAACTGATCACCATGGTCGGCCATGTGGCACCGGAATCGGTCGCCATGACAATCACCGCCTAG
- the lipB gene encoding lipoyl(octanoyl) transferase LipB, which yields MVEWITTPGLTDYRTAEAWMEARATAIAAGAAEECIWLVEHPALYTAGTSAKPEDLTDPDRFPVFDTRRGGQYTYHGPGQRVAYTLLDVGRRGRDVRAFVKQLETWVIATLETFNVTGEIREGRVGVWVARPEKPRQPDGSMADDKIAAIGIRLRKWVSFHGLSINVEPDLTHFDGIVPCGIAEHGVTSLVDLGLPVTMEDVDVALRQTFDTVFEPKA from the coding sequence ATGGTCGAATGGATCACCACACCGGGCCTCACCGATTACCGTACAGCCGAGGCATGGATGGAAGCGCGCGCCACCGCCATCGCCGCTGGCGCGGCAGAAGAGTGCATCTGGCTGGTCGAACATCCAGCGCTTTACACTGCCGGCACCTCGGCCAAGCCCGAGGACCTCACCGATCCCGACCGCTTCCCCGTGTTCGACACGCGGCGCGGCGGGCAATACACCTATCACGGGCCAGGCCAGCGCGTGGCCTATACCCTGCTCGACGTAGGCAGGCGCGGGCGCGATGTGCGCGCCTTTGTCAAACAGTTGGAAACCTGGGTGATCGCCACGCTGGAGACGTTCAACGTGACGGGCGAGATCCGCGAAGGCCGCGTCGGCGTCTGGGTCGCGCGCCCCGAAAAGCCACGCCAGCCCGACGGGTCCATGGCCGATGACAAGATCGCCGCCATCGGCATCCGCCTGCGCAAATGGGTCAGCTTTCACGGGCTGAGCATCAATGTCGAGCCGGACCTCACCCATTTCGACGGCATCGTCCCATGCGGGATCGCAGAACACGGGGTCACGTCACTGGTGGACCTTGGTCTGCCGGTGACGATGGAGGATGTGGACGTGGCCTTGCGTCAGACATTCGACACTGTTTTCGAACCCAAGGCGTGA
- the ctaD gene encoding cytochrome c oxidase subunit I — MADAAIHGQEHEDERGFFTRWFMSTNHKDIGILYLITSAFVGFISVAFTVYMRLELMDPGVQYMCMEGARLTAAAAGECTPNGHLWNVLITGHGILMMFFVVIPALFGGFGNYFMPLQIGAPDMAFPRMNNLSFWLYVAGTTLAVCSVLAPGGNGQLGSGVGWVLYPPLSTNEQGMSMDLAIFAVHVSGASSILGAINMITTFLNMRAPGMTLFKVPLFSWSIFVTSWLILLSLPVLAGAITMLLMDRNFGFTFFDPAGGGDPVLYQHILWFFGHPEVYIIILPGFGIISHVIATFSRKPIFGYLPMVWAIIAIGALGFVVWAHHMYTVGMSLNQQAYFMLATMVIAVPTGVKVFSWIATMWGGSVEFKTPMLWAFGFLFLFTVGGVTGIVLSQAAVDRYYHDTYYVVAHFHYVMSLGAVFAIFAGIYFYFPKMTGRMYPEWAGKLHFWTMFIGANITFFPQHFLGRQGMPRRYIDYPEQFAYWNAWSSWGAFLSFASFLFFFGVIAYSLLRGAKVTENNPWNEYADTLEWTLPSPPPEHTFEILPKQEDWDKQPSH; from the coding sequence ATGGCAGACGCAGCCATTCACGGGCAAGAGCACGAAGACGAACGGGGCTTTTTCACCCGTTGGTTCATGTCCACCAACCACAAAGATATCGGGATCCTATACCTGATCACCTCGGCCTTCGTCGGCTTCATCTCGGTCGCATTCACCGTATACATGCGCCTCGAGCTGATGGACCCGGGCGTTCAATATATGTGTATGGAAGGCGCGCGCCTGACAGCCGCAGCCGCGGGCGAATGTACCCCCAACGGCCACCTCTGGAACGTGCTGATCACGGGCCACGGCATCCTGATGATGTTCTTCGTCGTGATCCCGGCACTCTTTGGCGGGTTCGGCAACTATTTCATGCCCTTGCAGATCGGCGCGCCTGATATGGCGTTCCCCCGCATGAACAACCTGTCCTTCTGGCTTTACGTCGCGGGCACCACGCTGGCGGTCTGCTCCGTCCTCGCACCGGGCGGCAACGGCCAGTTGGGCTCCGGCGTCGGCTGGGTTCTCTATCCACCGCTGTCGACCAACGAACAGGGCATGTCGATGGATCTCGCCATCTTTGCGGTCCACGTCTCGGGTGCCTCTTCGATCCTGGGCGCGATCAACATGATCACGACCTTCCTGAACATGCGCGCGCCCGGCATGACATTGTTCAAGGTGCCTCTGTTTTCCTGGTCGATCTTTGTCACATCGTGGCTGATCCTCCTGTCTCTGCCGGTTCTGGCGGGTGCGATCACCATGCTGCTGATGGACCGCAACTTCGGCTTCACCTTCTTTGACCCAGCCGGTGGCGGTGACCCCGTGCTCTACCAGCACATCCTGTGGTTCTTTGGCCACCCGGAGGTCTACATCATCATCCTGCCGGGCTTCGGCATCATCAGTCACGTGATCGCCACGTTCAGCCGCAAGCCCATCTTCGGCTATCTGCCGATGGTCTGGGCGATCATCGCGATCGGCGCCTTGGGCTTCGTCGTTTGGGCGCACCACATGTACACGGTCGGCATGTCGCTGAACCAACAGGCCTACTTCATGCTGGCCACTATGGTGATCGCCGTGCCCACGGGGGTGAAGGTATTCAGCTGGATCGCCACCATGTGGGGCGGCTCGGTCGAGTTCAAGACACCCATGCTCTGGGCCTTCGGCTTCCTGTTCCTCTTCACCGTGGGTGGGGTCACAGGCATCGTGCTGAGCCAAGCCGCAGTGGACCGCTATTACCACGACACATACTACGTCGTGGCGCACTTCCACTACGTGATGTCGCTGGGCGCCGTCTTCGCCATCTTTGCGGGGATCTACTTCTACTTTCCCAAGATGACGGGCCGCATGTACCCCGAATGGGCAGGCAAGCTGCACTTCTGGACCATGTTCATCGGTGCCAACATCACCTTCTTCCCGCAGCACTTCCTGGGCCGCCAGGGCATGCCGCGCCGCTACATCGACTACCCTGAGCAGTTCGCATACTGGAATGCCTGGTCGTCCTGGGGCGCGTTCCTGTCCTTCGCCTCGTTCCTGTTCTTCTTCGGTGTGATCGCCTACTCGCTGCTGCGCGGCGCCAAGGTGACCGAGAACAACCCCTGGAACGAATATGCCGACACGCTGGAATGGACCCTGCCCAGCCCGCCGCCGGAACACACGTTCGAAATCCTGCCCAAGCAGGAAGACTGGGACAAGCAGCCCTCGCACTAA
- a CDS encoding sensor histidine kinase, whose protein sequence is MRGIGLHKLTKLTLEETMDVLKTGAASSSMELPMIAMQGASVVRPTLFRVALLRSSALGQRLYLLTQDHLKAAAEALGQMNRRRVAARNDLAQIEARLVNLHASLIAMESFAHQASHDLRTPLSTISGMLQLFASRFGDGLPEKGHEYLNVMRRAAEQMDNLTCDFLEHARSASAEVAAEPVNLRAMLEDVRRDLQNGLTPEDMDFRITGPSSTVMAEPTLLRMVLANLLGNAVKYRHPERRLCVEVMLRSDPDGIETLTISDNGSGFDPKRAEEIFLPFRRLHASVEGTGMGLSTCAEVCRRHGWAISASSDGESGANFNVYFSNLHRARQKEQNNPIFSE, encoded by the coding sequence TTGCGCGGCATTGGCCTGCACAAATTGACCAAGCTGACACTGGAAGAGACGATGGACGTCCTGAAAACCGGGGCCGCCAGCAGTTCGATGGAATTACCGATGATCGCCATGCAAGGGGCCAGCGTCGTGCGCCCCACCCTGTTTCGAGTCGCCCTGCTCAGGTCAAGCGCATTGGGGCAACGGCTGTATCTATTGACGCAGGACCATCTGAAAGCGGCAGCAGAAGCGCTTGGCCAGATGAACAGGCGCCGTGTCGCGGCGCGCAATGACCTGGCCCAGATCGAGGCGCGCCTCGTGAACCTTCATGCGTCGTTGATCGCAATGGAATCCTTTGCGCATCAAGCCTCGCATGATCTGAGAACCCCGCTCAGCACGATATCCGGAATGCTGCAACTGTTCGCGTCGCGCTTTGGTGATGGCTTGCCCGAAAAGGGGCACGAATATCTGAACGTGATGCGCCGCGCCGCGGAACAGATGGACAACCTGACTTGTGACTTTTTAGAACACGCGCGCTCGGCGTCTGCCGAGGTCGCCGCAGAACCGGTCAACCTGCGCGCGATGTTAGAGGACGTGAGACGAGATCTGCAGAACGGGCTGACGCCGGAAGACATGGACTTTCGGATCACTGGCCCGTCCTCGACCGTGATGGCGGAGCCGACCCTGCTGCGCATGGTGCTCGCCAACTTACTGGGCAACGCCGTCAAGTATCGGCACCCGGAGCGCCGGTTGTGTGTCGAGGTCATGCTGCGTTCTGATCCCGATGGCATCGAAACGCTGACCATTTCAGACAACGGCAGCGGATTCGATCCAAAGCGCGCGGAAGAGATCTTTTTGCCATTTCGACGCCTGCACGCATCGGTGGAAGGGACCGGTATGGGCCTATCGACCTGTGCGGAAGTGTGCCGACGTCATGGATGGGCCATATCTGCGTCATCAGATGGCGAGAGCGGCGCAAATTTCAATGTATATTTCAGTAATTTACACAGAGCTCGACAAAAGGAACAAAATAATCCAATCTTTTCCGAATGA